One part of the Thermodesulforhabdaceae bacterium genome encodes these proteins:
- a CDS encoding acetyl-CoA acetyltransferase — MASGIKDKVAIIGMGCTRFGERWDAGAEDLMVEAFQEALEDAGIEKKEIEAAWLGICFDEVNVGKSAIPLAQTLKLQNIPVTRVENFCATGTEAFRGACYAVASGAVKIALALGVEKLKDTGYGGLPDFGAVMGTLNRFILPNFTAPGGFALMATRYFAKYGINPEEGKRALAKISCKSHRAGALNPKAHLRKEITEEQVLKAPIIAWPLGLFDCCGVSDGAAAAIVTTPEIARSIRKDPIFVKALQVAATSGEELYTNRWDGTYLKTTTEAAIRAYKEAGIQKPREQISILEVHDCFSITELVTYEDLQISERGRAIHDINDGLFELTGKIPCQSDGGLKCFGHPIGASGLRMIYEVYKQLQGKAGPRQIPNPKLGLTHNLGGIPAFSVCSMAIFGT, encoded by the coding sequence ATGGCTTCGGGAATAAAAGATAAAGTTGCCATCATAGGCATGGGATGCACGAGATTCGGAGAAAGATGGGATGCTGGAGCCGAAGATCTAATGGTTGAAGCCTTTCAGGAGGCACTCGAAGACGCCGGGATAGAAAAAAAGGAAATTGAAGCCGCATGGCTTGGAATCTGCTTCGATGAAGTAAATGTTGGAAAAAGCGCCATTCCACTGGCCCAGACGTTAAAGCTTCAGAACATTCCTGTAACCCGAGTAGAAAACTTTTGTGCAACGGGAACAGAGGCTTTCAGGGGTGCCTGTTACGCTGTTGCTTCCGGAGCAGTCAAGATCGCGCTGGCTCTGGGTGTGGAAAAACTCAAGGACACAGGATACGGCGGGCTTCCCGATTTTGGGGCGGTTATGGGCACTCTCAATCGGTTCATCCTGCCAAACTTTACCGCTCCCGGCGGTTTTGCTCTCATGGCTACCCGTTATTTTGCCAAATACGGTATCAACCCGGAGGAAGGAAAGCGAGCTCTAGCAAAAATATCATGCAAGAGCCATCGAGCCGGGGCTTTGAACCCTAAGGCTCACTTGAGAAAGGAGATAACTGAGGAGCAAGTCCTTAAGGCACCCATTATTGCCTGGCCTCTCGGATTGTTTGATTGCTGCGGTGTAAGCGATGGAGCGGCGGCAGCTATCGTAACCACACCGGAAATTGCTCGTTCCATCCGTAAAGATCCGATTTTTGTTAAGGCTCTTCAGGTAGCCGCAACATCGGGAGAGGAACTTTACACGAATCGCTGGGACGGCACATACCTTAAAACCACAACGGAAGCCGCCATCAGAGCCTACAAAGAAGCAGGAATACAGAAGCCGAGAGAACAAATAAGCATTCTCGAAGTGCACGACTGCTTTTCAATTACTGAGCTGGTAACTTACGAAGATCTGCAAATTTCCGAAAGAGGACGAGCTATTCACGATATAAACGACGGGCTTTTCGAACTTACCGGCAAGATTCCCTGTCAGTCTGACGGCGGGCTTAAATGCTTTGGCCATCCCATCGGAGCGTCAGGTCTAAGAATGATTTACGAAGTTTATAAGCAACTACAGGGAAAAGCTGGTCCCCGTCAGATCCCAAATCCCAAACTTGGACTTACTCACAACCTGGGCGGAATACCAGCCTTCAGTGTGTGCAGTATGGCTATATTTGGCACATAA
- a CDS encoding OB-fold domain-containing protein, whose translation MVGITGFGAYLPRYRLDRKEMAKAISWINATTLGLASGERTVANYDEDAITLAVAASRNAIIDPSPVHKSKGLLHAASTSFPYSERLNSAIIAEALECADFVSTADFSGSTRSGTTALLSALERLQAGDVSWGIVTASEVRKTKPGSSDEFLQGDGGAAVLVGKDRVIAAFRGSLSFSADFPSPLREPSRSFPRVWEERWMRDEGFTKFIPHAVKTYLAQKSLSPDKFRFIIYPCPYPREHSLIGKMAGFSDEQIFNPLFLNVGDTGSAHPLILLSQALEQCQPGDQILLIGYGSGVDLLHFEATELIGSVKSAKSFEEMLNRKAPIAYQKFLAFREVLEVETGLRGEFQAESPLSVVWRNRKALLGLVGSRCIQCGTPQFPPQRICVVSECQAVNKMEPYSFSRKKAHIFSYTGDNLAFSYDPPQIYGIIDFEEGGRMMLDFTDCNLGELQVGMEVELSFRRKYHDRHRGVHTYFWKAVPIVKR comes from the coding sequence ATGGTTGGAATCACAGGTTTCGGGGCTTATCTACCAAGATACCGCTTAGATCGAAAAGAAATGGCAAAAGCAATATCGTGGATCAATGCCACAACCTTGGGGCTAGCTTCCGGAGAACGCACGGTAGCAAACTACGATGAGGATGCCATCACTCTGGCTGTAGCGGCTTCAAGAAATGCCATAATCGATCCTTCGCCAGTTCATAAATCAAAGGGTTTACTTCACGCCGCATCAACAAGCTTTCCATATTCAGAAAGGCTTAACTCAGCCATCATCGCCGAAGCTCTGGAATGCGCCGATTTTGTATCCACGGCGGATTTTTCAGGAAGCACCAGATCCGGAACAACGGCTCTCCTTTCTGCTCTCGAACGTCTTCAAGCAGGAGATGTCTCCTGGGGCATCGTAACAGCCAGCGAAGTCAGAAAGACCAAGCCTGGGAGTTCGGATGAATTCCTACAGGGTGACGGGGGAGCAGCAGTTTTGGTGGGAAAAGATCGAGTTATTGCCGCTTTTAGAGGAAGTCTCTCCTTCTCTGCCGATTTTCCATCACCTCTTAGAGAACCATCCAGGTCGTTTCCAAGAGTATGGGAAGAACGATGGATGCGAGATGAGGGTTTTACGAAGTTCATCCCTCACGCCGTCAAAACTTATCTTGCTCAGAAGTCCCTATCTCCAGATAAATTTCGATTTATAATTTACCCATGCCCCTATCCTAGAGAACACTCACTTATCGGGAAAATGGCTGGTTTTTCTGATGAACAAATCTTTAATCCACTTTTTCTTAATGTGGGGGATACGGGTTCTGCTCACCCTCTAATTCTGCTTAGCCAGGCTCTTGAACAGTGCCAACCTGGAGACCAGATTCTGCTTATAGGTTACGGAAGCGGTGTGGATTTACTTCATTTCGAGGCAACAGAACTCATAGGCTCAGTAAAGTCAGCGAAATCCTTTGAAGAAATGCTAAACCGGAAAGCCCCCATAGCCTATCAAAAATTTCTCGCCTTCAGGGAAGTCCTGGAAGTAGAGACAGGGCTTAGAGGAGAATTTCAGGCTGAAAGTCCGCTGTCTGTAGTCTGGCGTAACCGTAAGGCTCTTCTTGGTCTAGTGGGCTCTCGATGCATTCAATGTGGCACACCGCAGTTTCCTCCGCAGCGTATCTGTGTTGTAAGCGAATGTCAGGCGGTGAATAAAATGGAACCATACAGCTTTTCCCGGAAAAAGGCTCATATATTCAGTTATACGGGAGACAATCTCGCCTTTTCCTACGATCCCCCTCAAATCTACGGCATCATCGACTTTGAAGAAGGCGGAAGGATGATGCTTGATTTTACCGACTGTAATCTTGGCGAACTTCAGGTTGGGATGGAAGTAGAACTTTCTTTCCGTCGTAAATACCACGACCGTCACCGCGGTGTTCACACCTACTTTTGGAAAGCGGTGCCTATAGTAAAGCGCTAA
- a CDS encoding OmpA family protein — MKMKKIGILIIVVVMLLGGCATQPGYPPPSRAQQGALTGAGIGAATGAILGAAIGGSGKAALLGAAGGAVAGGIAGGMIGSYMDRQEQELRQAFANVEGASIQREQNILAVTLKSDVLFDTNSYVLKPGAYDEIDRVARVLVTYPQTRVRVEGHTDSRGSEQYNQMLSERRAMSVRDALVQRGVDPRRIEVVGYGATRPVATNATESGRQMNRRVTVVIIPEQG, encoded by the coding sequence ATGAAAATGAAAAAAATCGGGATCTTAATTATTGTGGTTGTGATGCTCCTTGGTGGTTGTGCTACTCAACCAGGTTATCCACCTCCAAGTAGAGCTCAGCAGGGAGCTTTGACTGGTGCTGGTATTGGTGCCGCTACCGGAGCAATTCTGGGTGCGGCTATCGGTGGAAGCGGTAAAGCTGCTCTGCTCGGCGCTGCCGGTGGAGCCGTTGCCGGTGGAATTGCTGGTGGGATGATCGGAAGCTACATGGATAGACAGGAACAGGAACTTCGTCAGGCTTTTGCAAACGTAGAAGGGGCAAGTATTCAGCGGGAACAGAATATTCTTGCGGTTACTCTCAAATCTGATGTGCTGTTCGACACCAATTCTTATGTTCTGAAACCTGGGGCATACGATGAGATTGATAGAGTAGCAAGAGTGCTGGTTACTTATCCTCAAACTCGCGTCCGAGTGGAAGGGCATACAGATTCTAGAGGTTCTGAACAATACAATCAGATGCTTTCTGAACGGCGTGCCATGTCTGTTCGGGACGCTCTTGTGCAAAGGGGAGTTGACCCGAGACGCATTGAAGTGGTCGGCTATGGAGCAACCCGACCTGTTGCAACAAATGCCACCGAGTCTGGTCGCCAGATGAACCGCCGCGTGACTGTTGTTATTATTCCCGAACAGGGATAG